A window of Lagenorhynchus albirostris chromosome 11, mLagAlb1.1, whole genome shotgun sequence contains these coding sequences:
- the ARHGDIB gene encoding rho GDP-dissociation inhibitor 2 isoform X2 has translation MTEKAPEPHLEEDEELDGKLNYKPPPQKSLKELQEMDKDDESLAKYKKTLLGDGPVVADPTAPNVTVTRLTLVCESAPGPITMDLTGDLEALKKETFVLKEGVEYRVKINFKVNRDIVSGLKYVQHTYRTGVKVDKATFMVGSYGPRPEEYEFLTPAEEAPKGMLARGTYHNKSFFTDDDKHDHLTWEWSLSIKKDWTE, from the exons ATGACTGAAAAGGCCCCAGAACCACACCTGGAGGAGGATGAAGAGCTGGATGGCAAGCTCAATTACAAGCCTCCACCACAGAAGTCCCTGAAGGAGCTGCAGGAGATGGACAAAGATGATGAAAGTCTAGCGAAGTACAAGAAAACGCTCCTGGGGGACGGGCCTGTGGTAGCAG ACCCAACAGCCCCCAATGTCACTGTCACCCGTCTTACCCTGGTTTGTGAAAGTGCCCCAGGACCCATCACCATGGACCTCACTG GGGATCTGGAAGCCCTCAAAAAAGAAACCTTTGTGCTAAAGGAAGGTGTTGAATATAGAGTCAAAATTAACTTCAAA GTGAACAGGGATATTGTGTCAGGACTGAAATATGTTCAACACACCTACCGGACGGGGGTGAAAG tgGATAAAGCGACATTCATGGTTGGCAGCTACGGGCCTCGGCCAGAGGAGTACGAGTTTCTGACTCCAGCTGAGGAGGCCCCCAAGGGCATGCTGGCTCGAGGCACTTACCACAACAAATCCTTCTTCACGGATGATGACAAGCACGACCACCTTACCTGGGAGTGGAGCCTGTCCATCAAGAAGGACTGGACAGAATGA
- the ARHGDIB gene encoding rho GDP-dissociation inhibitor 2 isoform X4: MTEKAPEPHLEEDEELDGKLNYKPPPQKSLKELQEMDKDDESLAKYKKTLLGDGPVVAGDLEALKKETFVLKEGVEYRVKINFKVNRDIVSGLKYVQHTYRTGVKGKVDKATFMVGSYGPRPEEYEFLTPAEEAPKGMLARGTYHNKSFFTDDDKHDHLTWEWSLSIKKDWTE; encoded by the exons ATGACTGAAAAGGCCCCAGAACCACACCTGGAGGAGGATGAAGAGCTGGATGGCAAGCTCAATTACAAGCCTCCACCACAGAAGTCCCTGAAGGAGCTGCAGGAGATGGACAAAGATGATGAAAGTCTAGCGAAGTACAAGAAAACGCTCCTGGGGGACGGGCCTGTGGTAGCAG GGGATCTGGAAGCCCTCAAAAAAGAAACCTTTGTGCTAAAGGAAGGTGTTGAATATAGAGTCAAAATTAACTTCAAA GTGAACAGGGATATTGTGTCAGGACTGAAATATGTTCAACACACCTACCGGACGGGGGTGAAAGGTAA agtgGATAAAGCGACATTCATGGTTGGCAGCTACGGGCCTCGGCCAGAGGAGTACGAGTTTCTGACTCCAGCTGAGGAGGCCCCCAAGGGCATGCTGGCTCGAGGCACTTACCACAACAAATCCTTCTTCACGGATGATGACAAGCACGACCACCTTACCTGGGAGTGGAGCCTGTCCATCAAGAAGGACTGGACAGAATGA
- the ARHGDIB gene encoding rho GDP-dissociation inhibitor 2 isoform X3 codes for MTEKAPEPHLEEDEELDGKLNYKPPPQKSLKELQEMDKDDESLAKYKKTLLGDGPVVADPTAPNVTVTRLTLVCESAPGPITMDLTGDLEALKKETFVLKEGVEYRVKINFKVNRDIVSGLKYVQHTYRTGVKGKGRSERWKADGSTCKVPFYLKVSNGIPRKCETIMCRSVPPNGSMRAREGTDQFA; via the exons ATGACTGAAAAGGCCCCAGAACCACACCTGGAGGAGGATGAAGAGCTGGATGGCAAGCTCAATTACAAGCCTCCACCACAGAAGTCCCTGAAGGAGCTGCAGGAGATGGACAAAGATGATGAAAGTCTAGCGAAGTACAAGAAAACGCTCCTGGGGGACGGGCCTGTGGTAGCAG ACCCAACAGCCCCCAATGTCACTGTCACCCGTCTTACCCTGGTTTGTGAAAGTGCCCCAGGACCCATCACCATGGACCTCACTG GGGATCTGGAAGCCCTCAAAAAAGAAACCTTTGTGCTAAAGGAAGGTGTTGAATATAGAGTCAAAATTAACTTCAAA GTGAACAGGGATATTGTGTCAGGACTGAAATATGTTCAACACACCTACCGGACGGGGGTGAAAGGTAA AGGGAGAAGTGAACGGTGGAAGGCTGATGGAAGCACTTGTAAAGTTCCCTTTTACCTGAAGGTGTCAAACGGCATCCCCCGGAAGTGTGAAACAATAATGTGTAGGTCAGTTCCTCCAAATGGATCAATGAGGGCTAGGGAAGGCACTGATCAATTTGCATGA
- the ARHGDIB gene encoding rho GDP-dissociation inhibitor 2 isoform X1 translates to MTEKAPEPHLEEDEELDGKLNYKPPPQKSLKELQEMDKDDESLAKYKKTLLGDGPVVADPTAPNVTVTRLTLVCESAPGPITMDLTGDLEALKKETFVLKEGVEYRVKINFKVNRDIVSGLKYVQHTYRTGVKGKVDKATFMVGSYGPRPEEYEFLTPAEEAPKGMLARGTYHNKSFFTDDDKHDHLTWEWSLSIKKDWTE, encoded by the exons ATGACTGAAAAGGCCCCAGAACCACACCTGGAGGAGGATGAAGAGCTGGATGGCAAGCTCAATTACAAGCCTCCACCACAGAAGTCCCTGAAGGAGCTGCAGGAGATGGACAAAGATGATGAAAGTCTAGCGAAGTACAAGAAAACGCTCCTGGGGGACGGGCCTGTGGTAGCAG ACCCAACAGCCCCCAATGTCACTGTCACCCGTCTTACCCTGGTTTGTGAAAGTGCCCCAGGACCCATCACCATGGACCTCACTG GGGATCTGGAAGCCCTCAAAAAAGAAACCTTTGTGCTAAAGGAAGGTGTTGAATATAGAGTCAAAATTAACTTCAAA GTGAACAGGGATATTGTGTCAGGACTGAAATATGTTCAACACACCTACCGGACGGGGGTGAAAGGTAA agtgGATAAAGCGACATTCATGGTTGGCAGCTACGGGCCTCGGCCAGAGGAGTACGAGTTTCTGACTCCAGCTGAGGAGGCCCCCAAGGGCATGCTGGCTCGAGGCACTTACCACAACAAATCCTTCTTCACGGATGATGACAAGCACGACCACCTTACCTGGGAGTGGAGCCTGTCCATCAAGAAGGACTGGACAGAATGA
- the ERP27 gene encoding endoplasmic reticulum resident protein 27 isoform X4 codes for MGAMPFRRLYLLCLFMYKLSLEVAADVQESSDGPGAREPVWLTDVQAAMEFVAAAEVTVIGFFQDLEVPAVSLFHSVVKHFQDVSFGISTASEVLAHYSVTGNTISLFRLVDNKQLDLKSEDIESMDATKLSHFIQRNNLHLVTEYNPTTVIGLFNSMIPIHLLLMMNKASPEYEESLHRYQEAAKLFQGKILFILVDSGVKKNGKVISFFKLKEPQLPALAIYQTLDDVWDTLPITEVSVEHVQNFCDGFLKGKREKIMTQKKRCQRWNSDFSLLLLRRTK; via the exons ATGGGGGCCATGCCGTTCAGACGCCTGTATCTGTTATGTCTCTTCATGTACAAACTATCCCTGGAAGTTGCTGCAGACGTTCAGGAATCCTCag ATGGTCCCGGTGCCCGGGAACCTGTCTGGCTCACAGATGTCCAGGCTGCCATGGAATTCGTCGCTGCTGCTGAGGTGACTGTCATAGGCTTCTTCCAG GATTTAGAAGTACCAGCAGTGTCCCTATTCCACAGTGTGGTGAAACATTTCCAAGATGTGTCATTTGGAATCAGCACTGCCTCCGAGGTTCTGGCCCACTACAGTGTTACTGGGAACACCATTTCCCTCTTTCGTCTG GTGGATAACAAACAACTGGATTTAAAGAGTGAAGACATTGAAAGCATGGATGCTACCAAGTTAAGCCATTTCATTCAGAGGAACAACCTCCACTTGGTGACAGAGTATAACCCTACG ACTGTAATTGGCCTATTTAATAGTATGATTCCAATTCATCTTCTACTGATGATGAACAAGGCCTCCCCAGAGTATGAAGAAAGCTTGCACAGATACCAGGAAGCAGCTAAGCTCTTCCAGGGGAAG ATTCTTTTTATTCTGGTGGACAGTGGTGTGAAGAAAAATGGGAAGGTGATATCATTTTTCAAACTAAAGGAGCCTCAGCTGCCTGCATTGGCAATTTACCAGACTCTGGACGATGTGTGGGATACACTGCCCATAACGGAAGTCTCAGTAGAGCACGTGCAAAACTTTTGTGATGGATTCCTGAAAGGGAAGAG agagaaaatcaTGACTCAGAAGAAAAGATGTCAAAGATGGAACTCTGATTTCTCCCTGCTTCTTCTGCGTAGGACAAAGTAA
- the ERP27 gene encoding endoplasmic reticulum resident protein 27 isoform X7 has translation MGAMPFRRLYLLCLFMYKLSLEVAADVQESSDGPGAREPVWLTDVQAAMEFVAAAEVTVIGFFQDLEVPAVSLFHSVVKHFQDVSFGISTASEVLAHYSVTGNTISLFRLVDNKQLDLKSEDIESMDATKLSHFIQRNNLHLVTEYNPTTVIGLFNSMIPIHLLLMMNKASPEYEESLHRYQEAAKLFQGKWCEEKWEGDIIFQTKGASAACIGNLPDSGRCVGYTAHNGSLSRARAKLL, from the exons ATGGGGGCCATGCCGTTCAGACGCCTGTATCTGTTATGTCTCTTCATGTACAAACTATCCCTGGAAGTTGCTGCAGACGTTCAGGAATCCTCag ATGGTCCCGGTGCCCGGGAACCTGTCTGGCTCACAGATGTCCAGGCTGCCATGGAATTCGTCGCTGCTGCTGAGGTGACTGTCATAGGCTTCTTCCAG GATTTAGAAGTACCAGCAGTGTCCCTATTCCACAGTGTGGTGAAACATTTCCAAGATGTGTCATTTGGAATCAGCACTGCCTCCGAGGTTCTGGCCCACTACAGTGTTACTGGGAACACCATTTCCCTCTTTCGTCTG GTGGATAACAAACAACTGGATTTAAAGAGTGAAGACATTGAAAGCATGGATGCTACCAAGTTAAGCCATTTCATTCAGAGGAACAACCTCCACTTGGTGACAGAGTATAACCCTACG ACTGTAATTGGCCTATTTAATAGTATGATTCCAATTCATCTTCTACTGATGATGAACAAGGCCTCCCCAGAGTATGAAGAAAGCTTGCACAGATACCAGGAAGCAGCTAAGCTCTTCCAGGGGAAG TGGTGTGAAGAAAAATGGGAAGGTGATATCATTTTTCAAACTAAAGGAGCCTCAGCTGCCTGCATTGGCAATTTACCAGACTCTGGACGATGTGTGGGATACACTGCCCATAACGGAAGTCTCAGTAGAGCACGTGCAAAACTTTTGTGA
- the ERP27 gene encoding endoplasmic reticulum resident protein 27 isoform X6 — protein MGAMPFRRLYLLCLFMYKLSLEVAADVQESSDGPGAREPVWLTDVQAAMEFVAAAEVTVIGFFQDLEVPAVSLFHSVVKHFQDVSFGISTASEVLAHYSVTGNTISLFRLVDNKQLDLKSEDIESMDATKLSHFIQRNNLHLVTEYNPTTVIGLFNSMIPIHLLLMMNKASPEYEESLHRYQEAAKLFQGKILFILVDSGVKKNGKVISFFKLKEPQLPALAIYQTLDDVWDTLPITEVSVEHVQNFCDGFLKGKRLRENHDSEEKMSKMEL, from the exons ATGGGGGCCATGCCGTTCAGACGCCTGTATCTGTTATGTCTCTTCATGTACAAACTATCCCTGGAAGTTGCTGCAGACGTTCAGGAATCCTCag ATGGTCCCGGTGCCCGGGAACCTGTCTGGCTCACAGATGTCCAGGCTGCCATGGAATTCGTCGCTGCTGCTGAGGTGACTGTCATAGGCTTCTTCCAG GATTTAGAAGTACCAGCAGTGTCCCTATTCCACAGTGTGGTGAAACATTTCCAAGATGTGTCATTTGGAATCAGCACTGCCTCCGAGGTTCTGGCCCACTACAGTGTTACTGGGAACACCATTTCCCTCTTTCGTCTG GTGGATAACAAACAACTGGATTTAAAGAGTGAAGACATTGAAAGCATGGATGCTACCAAGTTAAGCCATTTCATTCAGAGGAACAACCTCCACTTGGTGACAGAGTATAACCCTACG ACTGTAATTGGCCTATTTAATAGTATGATTCCAATTCATCTTCTACTGATGATGAACAAGGCCTCCCCAGAGTATGAAGAAAGCTTGCACAGATACCAGGAAGCAGCTAAGCTCTTCCAGGGGAAG ATTCTTTTTATTCTGGTGGACAGTGGTGTGAAGAAAAATGGGAAGGTGATATCATTTTTCAAACTAAAGGAGCCTCAGCTGCCTGCATTGGCAATTTACCAGACTCTGGACGATGTGTGGGATACACTGCCCATAACGGAAGTCTCAGTAGAGCACGTGCAAAACTTTTGTGATGGATTCCTGAAAGGGAAGAGGTTG agagaaaatcaTGACTCAGAAGAAAAGATGTCAAAGATGGAACTCTGA
- the ERP27 gene encoding endoplasmic reticulum resident protein 27 isoform X2, whose product MGAMPFRRLYLLCLFMYKLSLEVAADVQESSDGPGAREPVWLTDVQAAMEFVAAAEDLEVPAVSLFHSVVKHFQDVSFGISTASEVLAHYSVTGNTISLFRLVDNKQLDLKSEDIESMDATKLSHFIQRNNLHLVTEYNPTTVIGLFNSMIPIHLLLMMNKASPEYEESLHRYQEAAKLFQGKVKRSFFSKLLQLQILFILVDSGVKKNGKVISFFKLKEPQLPALAIYQTLDDVWDTLPITEVSVEHVQNFCDGFLKGKREKIMTQKKRCQRWNSDFSLLLLRRTK is encoded by the exons ATGGGGGCCATGCCGTTCAGACGCCTGTATCTGTTATGTCTCTTCATGTACAAACTATCCCTGGAAGTTGCTGCAGACGTTCAGGAATCCTCag ATGGTCCCGGTGCCCGGGAACCTGTCTGGCTCACAGATGTCCAGGCTGCCATGGAATTCGTCGCTGCTGCTGAG GATTTAGAAGTACCAGCAGTGTCCCTATTCCACAGTGTGGTGAAACATTTCCAAGATGTGTCATTTGGAATCAGCACTGCCTCCGAGGTTCTGGCCCACTACAGTGTTACTGGGAACACCATTTCCCTCTTTCGTCTG GTGGATAACAAACAACTGGATTTAAAGAGTGAAGACATTGAAAGCATGGATGCTACCAAGTTAAGCCATTTCATTCAGAGGAACAACCTCCACTTGGTGACAGAGTATAACCCTACG ACTGTAATTGGCCTATTTAATAGTATGATTCCAATTCATCTTCTACTGATGATGAACAAGGCCTCCCCAGAGTATGAAGAAAGCTTGCACAGATACCAGGAAGCAGCTAAGCTCTTCCAGGGGAAGGTAA AGAGATCTTTCTTTTCCAAACTTCTCCAACTGCAGATTCTTTTTATTCTGGTGGACAGTGGTGTGAAGAAAAATGGGAAGGTGATATCATTTTTCAAACTAAAGGAGCCTCAGCTGCCTGCATTGGCAATTTACCAGACTCTGGACGATGTGTGGGATACACTGCCCATAACGGAAGTCTCAGTAGAGCACGTGCAAAACTTTTGTGATGGATTCCTGAAAGGGAAGAG agagaaaatcaTGACTCAGAAGAAAAGATGTCAAAGATGGAACTCTGATTTCTCCCTGCTTCTTCTGCGTAGGACAAAGTAA
- the ERP27 gene encoding endoplasmic reticulum resident protein 27 isoform X1: protein MGAMPFRRLYLLCLFMYKLSLEVAADVQESSDGPGAREPVWLTDVQAAMEFVAAAEVTVIGFFQDLEVPAVSLFHSVVKHFQDVSFGISTASEVLAHYSVTGNTISLFRLVDNKQLDLKSEDIESMDATKLSHFIQRNNLHLVTEYNPTTVIGLFNSMIPIHLLLMMNKASPEYEESLHRYQEAAKLFQGKVKRSFFSKLLQLQILFILVDSGVKKNGKVISFFKLKEPQLPALAIYQTLDDVWDTLPITEVSVEHVQNFCDGFLKGKREKIMTQKKRCQRWNSDFSLLLLRRTK, encoded by the exons ATGGGGGCCATGCCGTTCAGACGCCTGTATCTGTTATGTCTCTTCATGTACAAACTATCCCTGGAAGTTGCTGCAGACGTTCAGGAATCCTCag ATGGTCCCGGTGCCCGGGAACCTGTCTGGCTCACAGATGTCCAGGCTGCCATGGAATTCGTCGCTGCTGCTGAGGTGACTGTCATAGGCTTCTTCCAG GATTTAGAAGTACCAGCAGTGTCCCTATTCCACAGTGTGGTGAAACATTTCCAAGATGTGTCATTTGGAATCAGCACTGCCTCCGAGGTTCTGGCCCACTACAGTGTTACTGGGAACACCATTTCCCTCTTTCGTCTG GTGGATAACAAACAACTGGATTTAAAGAGTGAAGACATTGAAAGCATGGATGCTACCAAGTTAAGCCATTTCATTCAGAGGAACAACCTCCACTTGGTGACAGAGTATAACCCTACG ACTGTAATTGGCCTATTTAATAGTATGATTCCAATTCATCTTCTACTGATGATGAACAAGGCCTCCCCAGAGTATGAAGAAAGCTTGCACAGATACCAGGAAGCAGCTAAGCTCTTCCAGGGGAAGGTAA AGAGATCTTTCTTTTCCAAACTTCTCCAACTGCAGATTCTTTTTATTCTGGTGGACAGTGGTGTGAAGAAAAATGGGAAGGTGATATCATTTTTCAAACTAAAGGAGCCTCAGCTGCCTGCATTGGCAATTTACCAGACTCTGGACGATGTGTGGGATACACTGCCCATAACGGAAGTCTCAGTAGAGCACGTGCAAAACTTTTGTGATGGATTCCTGAAAGGGAAGAG agagaaaatcaTGACTCAGAAGAAAAGATGTCAAAGATGGAACTCTGATTTCTCCCTGCTTCTTCTGCGTAGGACAAAGTAA
- the ERP27 gene encoding endoplasmic reticulum resident protein 27 isoform X3 — MGAMPFRRLYLLCLFMYKLSLEVAADVQESSDGPGAREPVWLTDVQAAMEFVAAAEVTVIGFFQDLEVPAVSLFHSVVKHFQDVSFGISTASEVLAHYSVTGNTISLFRLVDNKQLDLKSEDIESMDATKLSHFIQRNNLHLVTEYNPTTVIGLFNSMIPIHLLLMMNKASPEYEESLHRYQEAAKLFQGKVKRSFFSKLLQLQILFILVDSGVKKNGKVISFFKLKEPQLPALAIYQTLDDVWDTLPITEVSVEHVQNFCDGFLKGKRLRENHDSEEKMSKMEL; from the exons ATGGGGGCCATGCCGTTCAGACGCCTGTATCTGTTATGTCTCTTCATGTACAAACTATCCCTGGAAGTTGCTGCAGACGTTCAGGAATCCTCag ATGGTCCCGGTGCCCGGGAACCTGTCTGGCTCACAGATGTCCAGGCTGCCATGGAATTCGTCGCTGCTGCTGAGGTGACTGTCATAGGCTTCTTCCAG GATTTAGAAGTACCAGCAGTGTCCCTATTCCACAGTGTGGTGAAACATTTCCAAGATGTGTCATTTGGAATCAGCACTGCCTCCGAGGTTCTGGCCCACTACAGTGTTACTGGGAACACCATTTCCCTCTTTCGTCTG GTGGATAACAAACAACTGGATTTAAAGAGTGAAGACATTGAAAGCATGGATGCTACCAAGTTAAGCCATTTCATTCAGAGGAACAACCTCCACTTGGTGACAGAGTATAACCCTACG ACTGTAATTGGCCTATTTAATAGTATGATTCCAATTCATCTTCTACTGATGATGAACAAGGCCTCCCCAGAGTATGAAGAAAGCTTGCACAGATACCAGGAAGCAGCTAAGCTCTTCCAGGGGAAGGTAA AGAGATCTTTCTTTTCCAAACTTCTCCAACTGCAGATTCTTTTTATTCTGGTGGACAGTGGTGTGAAGAAAAATGGGAAGGTGATATCATTTTTCAAACTAAAGGAGCCTCAGCTGCCTGCATTGGCAATTTACCAGACTCTGGACGATGTGTGGGATACACTGCCCATAACGGAAGTCTCAGTAGAGCACGTGCAAAACTTTTGTGATGGATTCCTGAAAGGGAAGAGGTTG agagaaaatcaTGACTCAGAAGAAAAGATGTCAAAGATGGAACTCTGA
- the ERP27 gene encoding endoplasmic reticulum resident protein 27 isoform X5, with amino-acid sequence MTTGCRCLIHEQFHSEEQNKKRGSLDEQLFITSNELHTPFWMSKDLEVPAVSLFHSVVKHFQDVSFGISTASEVLAHYSVTGNTISLFRLVDNKQLDLKSEDIESMDATKLSHFIQRNNLHLVTEYNPTTVIGLFNSMIPIHLLLMMNKASPEYEESLHRYQEAAKLFQGKVKRSFFSKLLQLQILFILVDSGVKKNGKVISFFKLKEPQLPALAIYQTLDDVWDTLPITEVSVEHVQNFCDGFLKGKREKIMTQKKRCQRWNSDFSLLLLRRTK; translated from the exons ATGACCACCGGGTGTCGTTGTTTGATTCACGAGCAATTCCAttctgaggagcagaataaaaaaagaggaagccTTGATGAACAATTGTTCATAACCTCGAATGAACTCCACACACCTTTTTGGATGAGCAAG GATTTAGAAGTACCAGCAGTGTCCCTATTCCACAGTGTGGTGAAACATTTCCAAGATGTGTCATTTGGAATCAGCACTGCCTCCGAGGTTCTGGCCCACTACAGTGTTACTGGGAACACCATTTCCCTCTTTCGTCTG GTGGATAACAAACAACTGGATTTAAAGAGTGAAGACATTGAAAGCATGGATGCTACCAAGTTAAGCCATTTCATTCAGAGGAACAACCTCCACTTGGTGACAGAGTATAACCCTACG ACTGTAATTGGCCTATTTAATAGTATGATTCCAATTCATCTTCTACTGATGATGAACAAGGCCTCCCCAGAGTATGAAGAAAGCTTGCACAGATACCAGGAAGCAGCTAAGCTCTTCCAGGGGAAGGTAA AGAGATCTTTCTTTTCCAAACTTCTCCAACTGCAGATTCTTTTTATTCTGGTGGACAGTGGTGTGAAGAAAAATGGGAAGGTGATATCATTTTTCAAACTAAAGGAGCCTCAGCTGCCTGCATTGGCAATTTACCAGACTCTGGACGATGTGTGGGATACACTGCCCATAACGGAAGTCTCAGTAGAGCACGTGCAAAACTTTTGTGATGGATTCCTGAAAGGGAAGAG agagaaaatcaTGACTCAGAAGAAAAGATGTCAAAGATGGAACTCTGATTTCTCCCTGCTTCTTCTGCGTAGGACAAAGTAA